A single Candidatus Binatia bacterium DNA region contains:
- a CDS encoding DMT family transporter, giving the protein MRTGVGVAWAVGAASMAGAFVVPWKLATPHGDESTAVLVLLTSAAVLNSLVVPFTKRTGAKFSPDALRLSLILAVLTLVGNLASAAAIERISAPLLSVLQRSEVLVVAIAAWFVMGERPHALFWVGSAVAAVGLVWMQGGEGRIDAIGIAYGLFSAASFGGMLVAVRRYVDGIDPIFVNAFRLWLSVLLWFVVHREIPDAAAFSGPLVFYVTLGGLFGPFLSRLFSMQSSRYLEARFTALILLSSPVLSLPLAWIFLGSVPTGRELEGGMIMLLGVAIPVVGMLREHVMLRSPADTP; this is encoded by the coding sequence GTGCGGACTGGGGTTGGGGTTGCTTGGGCGGTTGGGGCAGCCTCGATGGCGGGGGCGTTCGTGGTCCCGTGGAAGCTTGCGACGCCGCACGGGGATGAGTCGACGGCAGTGTTGGTTCTTCTGACGTCGGCGGCCGTGCTCAACTCGCTGGTGGTTCCGTTCACGAAGCGCACCGGGGCGAAGTTCAGCCCCGATGCACTGCGACTGTCCCTCATCCTTGCAGTTCTCACGCTGGTCGGGAATCTCGCGAGCGCCGCGGCGATTGAGCGCATCTCGGCTCCACTCTTGAGCGTGTTGCAGCGTTCGGAGGTGTTGGTCGTTGCCATCGCTGCGTGGTTCGTGATGGGCGAACGCCCGCACGCACTCTTCTGGGTTGGCAGCGCGGTGGCCGCAGTCGGCCTGGTCTGGATGCAGGGCGGAGAAGGGCGGATAGACGCGATTGGGATCGCGTACGGGCTGTTCTCGGCGGCCTCGTTCGGCGGGATGCTGGTTGCAGTCCGTCGTTACGTGGATGGAATCGATCCGATCTTCGTGAACGCGTTTCGCTTGTGGCTGTCCGTGCTTCTTTGGTTCGTCGTGCACCGAGAGATCCCGGATGCTGCCGCGTTCAGCGGTCCGCTGGTTTTCTACGTGACGCTGGGAGGGTTGTTTGGTCCGTTCCTGAGCCGGCTCTTCTCGATGCAATCGTCGCGGTACTTAGAGGCGCGTTTCACGGCCTTGATTCTCCTGAGCAGCCCGGTCTTGAGCTTGCCGCTCGCCTGGATCTTCCTCGGTTCGGTGCCGACGGGACGCGAGCTCGAGGGCGGGATGATCATGTTGCTCGGGGTTGCGATCCCCGTCGTGGGAATGCTCCGC